The Blautia luti nucleotide sequence TTTTTACAACATTATACTTCAAATACAAGATCTCCATAAGAAGGCATCGGCCACATTTCCTTATCTACGATCATTTCCAGTTCATCCACAGGCTCACGTAAAGCTTCCATTGCAGGAACCACCTTTTCTCTGCAGAATACGGCTCTGTCCCGTCCCTCTGCATATTCCGGGGTCTTCTCAACCAGTTTGCTCAGCTTACTCATGGCACTGTTTGTAGCCTTTAAGAGTTTTGATGCTTTCTTGAGCAGATCAAGCTGAACACTTACATCGATCAGTCCCTCGCCCGCTGTTTTCACTGTATTGATCGATTCGCCAAGAACAGTGGTATATCTGATAACTGCCGGAATGATCTGCTTGGTTGCCATATCAATCATTGTCTTTGCTTCAATATTGATTGCTTTAGAGTAAATCTCATATTTAATCTCTGCACGTGATTCAAGCTCAGCTCTTGAAAATACATCAAAAGATTCAAAGAGTTTCACTGCCTTCTCTGTAGTAAGTGCAGGGATTGCATCTACCATGCTCGGAAGGATCGGAAGTCCGCGGCGTTTTGCTTCTTTCTCCCATTCCGGTGCATAGCCATTTCCGTTAAATACGATCTTCTGATGATCTGTGGCATATTCTTTGATCAGGTCATGTACCGCCAGTTCGAAATCAGGAGCTTTTTCCAGACGGTCACATGCTTCCTTAAATACTTCTGCTGTGATCGTGTTCAGGACTACGTTACATGCAGAAATAGAATCTCTTGAGCCTACCATACGGAATTCAAATTTATTTCCTGTGAAAGCAAAAGGTGAAGTACGGTTACGGTCTGTGGCATCCTTCATGAAATCAGGCAGCGTCTTAACACCTGTTTCCAGCTTACTTCCCTTTTTACTGTGAGTTGCTGTTCCTGTGCTGACCAGCTGCTCCAGAACATCCTCAAGCTGCTCTCCAAGAAATACGGAAATCACTGCCGGCGGTGCCTCATGGCCGCCAAGTCTCTGGTCATTTCCCACATCTGCCGCAGATTCACGCAGAAGATCTGCATGTTCATCTACTGCTTTCAGGATACAGGTGAGGACCAGAAGGAACTGAATATTTTCATGAGGTGTTTTGCCCGGATCCAGAAGATTGATTCCGTCATCTGTGGTAAGAGACCAGTTGTTATGCTTACCGGACCCGTTCACACCTGCAAATGGTTTCTCATGAAGGACACAGCGCATTCCATGGCGGCTGGCAACCTTTTTAAGGATACGCATCATCATCTGGTTCTGGTCTGCTGCGATGTTGACCGGTGCATAGATCGGTGCAAGTTCATGCTGTGCAGGAGCAACCTCATTGTGCTGTGTCTTGGCAGGGATACCAAGTTTCCAGCATTCTTCGTTTACTTCTTTCATATATGCGGAAATTCTCTGACGGATACTTCCGAAATAATGGTCATCCATCTCCTGTCCCTTAGGAGGCATGGCACCGAACAGTGTTCTGCCTGTGTAGATCAGGTCTTTTCTCTGAAGCCATTTTTCTTTATCTACCAGGAAATATTCCTGCTCTGCACCTACGGATGGAGTTACTTTCTTGGAAGTTGTATTTCCAAAAAGTCTGAGCAGACGGAGGGCCTGGGTGTTGATCGCTTCCATAGAACGGAGCAGCGGTGTCTTCTGGTCAAGTGCTTCTCCTGTATAGGAACAAAATGCAGTAGGAATACAGAGCGTTCCACCTGCTGCATCATGACGTACAAATGCCGGTGATGTGCAGTCCCATGCTGTGTATCCTCTCGCCTCGAAAGTCGCTCTTAATCCGCCGGACGGGAAGGAAGATGCATCCGGTTCCCCTTTGATCAGTTCTTTTCCGGAGAAAGACATCAGAACTTTACCATTATCCATCGGAGCTGTGATAAAGGCATCGTGTTTCTCTGCTGTCACGCCTGTAAGAGGCTGGAACCAGTGGCTGTAGTGTGTGGCACCCTTTTCAATGGCCCATTCTTTCATTTCGTGTGCTACTACATCTGCAATCTCCATAGACAGTTCTTTGCCTTCTTCTATGGTTTTTTTCAATTCTTTGTAGATTTTCTTCGGGAGTCGTGCCTGCATGACGGAATCATTAAACACGTCACATCCAAAAGTCTCTACTACATTGATATACTCACCCATTTTATTTCTCCTTTTTATTTATTAACGGGGAAATGCCAATTGACTTGGTTTCCTCATTCTTGGTGCTTTTAAGATATAAATTCAGTGCTTCGTGGCAGTTCTCGATCTCTATCTGTGTATGGCTGCCTCCGAATTCACCATCCAGAGTCCAGGGTACTGCTTCCTCTGATGTAAGGGTTACGCTGGCTGATTTAAAGGAATAGATCATATCTGTGTTGTCCTCTGCTGTCAGCATGGCGGTCATGATTTCCTGTAATTCCAGCGGATTCTTTGGCTGTTTGATCATGGTCACTTCAAAAAGACCATCATTCATATCTACATTTTTGCCGGTAAGATTCTTAAATCCTCCCACGGATCTGGAGTTTGTGACCATTCCAAAAATGAAATCATCTTCTGCATTTACTTCTTCTGATTCAATTTTCATATGGTATGATTTGATATCGAAAAGTCGTTTGACTCCCTCCAGAAGATAAGCTACATGTCCCAGAATGTTCTTGAGATCCTGATCTGTCTGATAGGCTACATCTGTGAATAGACCGAAAGCTGCTATATATGTAAAGCTCTGGTTATTGAATCTGCCGATATCACAATGATAAAGTTCTTCTTCCATGATCATGGAGGCTGCTTCTGTCATGCTCTTCGGCATAAAAAGACTATTTGCAAAATCGTTGGTGCTTCCTGCCGGAATGTATCCGATGGGAACGGAGCTTTTTTTCTCCATGATTCCGGTGACTACTTCGTCGAGTGTGCCATCGCCGCCACTGCATACGATGAGGTCTACTTTATCTTCGTATTCTTTGGCTTTTTCGTAAGCATCTCTTGGTTTCTGTGTGGAATAGATAGTGACTTCGTAGCCGCCTTTGTTGAATATATCTACAATTTCAAGCAGGTTGGTTTTGATCTTGCCTTTGCCTGCTTTGGGGTTGAAAACAAAGAGCATTTTTTTGTTCATTCGAGCAATTCTC carries:
- a CDS encoding glutamine synthetase III, which codes for MGEYINVVETFGCDVFNDSVMQARLPKKIYKELKKTIEEGKELSMEIADVVAHEMKEWAIEKGATHYSHWFQPLTGVTAEKHDAFITAPMDNGKVLMSFSGKELIKGEPDASSFPSGGLRATFEARGYTAWDCTSPAFVRHDAAGGTLCIPTAFCSYTGEALDQKTPLLRSMEAINTQALRLLRLFGNTTSKKVTPSVGAEQEYFLVDKEKWLQRKDLIYTGRTLFGAMPPKGQEMDDHYFGSIRQRISAYMKEVNEECWKLGIPAKTQHNEVAPAQHELAPIYAPVNIAADQNQMMMRILKKVASRHGMRCVLHEKPFAGVNGSGKHNNWSLTTDDGINLLDPGKTPHENIQFLLVLTCILKAVDEHADLLRESAADVGNDQRLGGHEAPPAVISVFLGEQLEDVLEQLVSTGTATHSKKGSKLETGVKTLPDFMKDATDRNRTSPFAFTGNKFEFRMVGSRDSISACNVVLNTITAEVFKEACDRLEKAPDFELAVHDLIKEYATDHQKIVFNGNGYAPEWEKEAKRRGLPILPSMVDAIPALTTEKAVKLFESFDVFSRAELESRAEIKYEIYSKAINIEAKTMIDMATKQIIPAVIRYTTVLGESINTVKTAGEGLIDVSVQLDLLKKASKLLKATNSAMSKLSKLVEKTPEYAEGRDRAVFCREKVVPAMEALREPVDELEMIVDKEMWPMPSYGDLVFEV
- a CDS encoding diacylglycerol/lipid kinase family protein, which gives rise to MNKKMLFVFNPKAGKGKIKTNLLEIVDIFNKGGYEVTIYSTQKPRDAYEKAKEYEDKVDLIVCSGGDGTLDEVVTGIMEKKSSVPIGYIPAGSTNDFANSLFMPKSMTEAASMIMEEELYHCDIGRFNNQSFTYIAAFGLFTDVAYQTDQDLKNILGHVAYLLEGVKRLFDIKSYHMKIESEEVNAEDDFIFGMVTNSRSVGGFKNLTGKNVDMNDGLFEVTMIKQPKNPLELQEIMTAMLTAEDNTDMIYSFKSASVTLTSEEAVPWTLDGEFGGSHTQIEIENCHEALNLYLKSTKNEETKSIGISPLINKKEK